A window from Plasmodium cynomolgi strain B DNA, chromosome 7, whole genome shotgun sequence encodes these proteins:
- a CDS encoding ribosomal protein L35 (putative) — protein MTCCVLIFIVLLLVLRIGDSEKVPHDGRNERPLLASAILRNSLKKKRGTHKYTLTNKYIGTHKCVNKKRTHIKATLFLLAPHGLQKSNFRFSNLYVRGNTNVKPKTNKSIAKRFKITKNGKLIRKKAGRNHMLRKKTSSNKASLRKTTTIASNRIAKKYKSAIH, from the coding sequence ATGACGTGCTGCGTCCTCATTTTTATCGTGTTGCTCCTCGTGCTCCGAATTGGCGACTCAGAAAAAGTCCCCCACGAcggaagaaatgaaagacCGCTCCTAGCTAGTGCTATCCTCAGGAAcagcttgaaaaaaaaaagaggtaccCATAAGTATACATTgacaaataaatacataggcacacacaaatgtgtaaataaaaaacgaacacaCATAAAGGCGACGCTATTTCTACTCGCACCACATGGATTACAAAAGAGCAACTTCCGTTTCTCCAATCTGTACGTTCGTGGGAACACAAACGTGAAACCCAAAACGAACAAGTCAATTGCGAAGCGatttaaaataacaaaaaatggaaagctgATACGAAAAAAAGCGGGAAGGAATCACATgctgaggaagaaaacatcGTCCAATAAAGCGTCCCTGCGGAAGACGACTACCATCGCCTCCAACCGCATTGCGAAGAAGTACAAGAGCGCCATTCAT
- a CDS encoding TBC domain containing protein (putative) — translation MGDPNAVELRPIDEDHSERDKKSGNAGDRKKHHRRKESLNKGKENAHGSHSDDRQGSQSRGHSDAHKRRQNGHRRRDGSGRGSAEPVRGENGASANEAAKEDANEAANEAANEAANQTASQTANQAAAETPRARERRSRAPSEGQDSSTCADLDEEAKFMENWEETQKRLYDPTIGLRRHYTNELLSCGEKNNIRVLEKWSSMINRDINWFMKTHKTTFLRRVKRGIPQKYRWKVWFQITNSKILLNKFQKKYYFLSKKKSNYTNLIMIDISRTFPELLIFDKYAQEQLFRILNAYSNFEPSVGYCQGMNFLVGLLLIVSNFNEIETFCVLVSLMNNYHLKEFYKEKFPLLNRYIYLFEKILQCEVPDLVNHFNQEEVFPPVYLHQWLLTLFIASLPIKSVIVIWDYLFSTSIKTILIISVALLKILKSYLMKHKFEKILKLLKSLKYNESNDDILIAKLLIKKSESVNLSPELSFLFDNIEREDIPFDGQFKFFIGDINNCHFTHVEEQPAPNGSFSPSNFSALDGVPLLNFFSNRVLKRDNKAERKSPQGKAARGQSQTPRRSPKPQRTQEEDAKELTQPINCDRRGEAKENQHGEYDQDIQDGEEKAKNGRESNNMNTFYYKILSSNEKNLKKKNATVTSQNSSNETGNGIFSNSTNQSNRTYHHVKSSSVPRSLPIGGSKSKSMNMNSSSGLRSEEPYATEL, via the exons AAAGAAGCACCatcgaaggaaggaaagcttaaacaaggggaaggagaatgCACATGGTTCGCATAGTGATGACCGACAGGGAAGTCAATCGAGGGGGCACAGCGATGCGCACAAAAGGAGGCAAAATGGCCATCGCCGCAGAGATGGTTCGGGGAGAGGAAGTGCAGAGCCAGTCAGGGGTGAAAACGGCGCATCAGCGAACGAAGCTGCGAAAGAGGATGCTAACGAGGCTGCCAACGAGGCTGCTAATGAAGCCGCCAACCAAACCGCTAGCCAAACCGCCAACCAAGCAGCTGCGGAAACCCCCCGAGCGAGGGAACGGCGAAGCCGCGCGCCCAGCGAGGGGCAAGACAGCTCCACGTGCGCCGACCTGGACGAAGAAGCCAAGTTCATGGAGAACTGGGAGGAAACGCAGAAAAGGCTGTACGACCCAACCATAGGGTTAAGGAGGCACTACACAAACGAACTACTCtcatgtggagaaaaaaacaacatacGTGTATTGGAGAAATGGTCATCTATGATTAACAGAGACATTAACTGGTTCATGAAAACACACAAAACGACCTTCCTAAGGAGAGTCAAAAGAGGTATCCCACAAAAATACAGGTGGAAAGTGTGGTTCCAAATAACCAACAGTAAAATTCTGCTgaataaatttcaaaaaaaatattattttttatcaaaaaaaaagtcaaattATACGAATTTGATAATGATAGATATTTCGAGGACCTTCCCCGAGTTGTTAATATTTGATAAGTATGCTCAGGAGCAGCTATTTCGCATTTTAAATGCATATTCAAATTTCGAGCCGTCGGTAGGGTATTGCCAAGGGATGAATTTCCTCGTAGGACTCCTACTCATAGTCAGCAATTTTAACGAAATCGAAACCTTTTGTGTTCTAGTTAGTCTCATGAATAATTACCACCTGAAGGAattttacaaagaaaaatttcctctacttaatagatatatatatctgtttgaaaaaatattacaatgTGAAGTGCCCGACTTGGTTAACCATTTTAATCAGGAGGAAGTGTTTCCACCTGTGTACCTACACCAGTGGTTACTAACCCTATTCATTGCTAGCCTCCCCATCAAAAGTGTTATAGTCATATGGGACTACCTGTTCAGTACCAGCATAAAAACCATACTCATCATTTCTGTTGCtttgttgaaaattttaaaaagttacttaatgaaacataaatttgaaaaaatattaaaattattaaaatcgTTAAAGTATAATGAAAGCAACGATGATATTCTCATTGCAAAATTGTTGATTAAAAAATCAGAATCAGTTAATTTAAGTCCTGAACTtagtttcctttttgataatattgaGAGAGAGGATATTCCCTTTGATGGgcaattcaaattttttattggaGATATTAATAATTGTCATTTTACCCACGTGGAGGAACAACCTGCTCCCAATG GAAGTTTTAGCCCCTCGAATTTTTCTGCCCTTGACGGAGTTCCCCTGCTGAATTTCTTCTCCAACCGGGTGCTCAAAAGGGACAACAAAGCGGAGAGGAAATCGCCCCAGGGGAAAGCAGCTAGGGGGCAGAGTCAGACCCCACGGAGGTCACCAAAACCGCAGCGAACACAAGAAGAAGACGCGAAGGAGCTGACCCAGCCAATCAACTGCGATCGGAGAGGAGAAGCAAAGGAAAACCAACATGGGGAATATGATCAGGATATCCaagatggggaagaaaaagcgaaGAACGGACGAGAGAGCAATAACATGAACACGTTTTActacaaaattttaagcagcaatgaaaagaatttaaaaaaaaaaaatgcaactgTGACTAGCCAAAATAGCAGTAACGAAACGGGAAATGGCATTTTCAGCAATTCGACCAACCAGAGCAATAGGACCTACCACCATGTGAAGTCGTCAAGCGTGCCCAGGTCACTCCCCATCGGAGGAAGCAAATCGAAAAGCATGAACATGAACAGCAGCAGTGGG TTACGAAGTGAAGAACCGTACGCCACTGAATTGTGA
- a CDS encoding ATP-dependent heat shock protein (putative), with product MKNLDAHKYIKLVNFLNKKKKYPQFNFKYVKGEDGCDLQLANYVNTKKGIIRNDALRYTNDSAVSKILRSNVTELGNESAVSSTQSKGVERKLFSSNGTKGKKNNSNLGRGSQTNEDLTIQIGCKMKQTGWRKVDILPHDDGLGQVSRHKKEDQVNSKVMRMNCNGASYEGVNPIERRSNLHRNDEMNKLDFLQKRESPRDGYNMEGGQIHTRGRITHLGVNHRGGRYTVSNGDEGSYETGEKNRDVNTIQTDEGTQRELSSEENFAKVKITKENIIIMDNLKEEGRKGKKTKKMTMTEEKENMDDDVEMVGTTERSDGQEKCFKVEGTQGGEETGGSTDGGKIDEVTGDKQKKLYGDNPNEQEKGKENENEKGSVNFQMKNAKANKKCLYPHEIVEYLNKYIIGQTEAKKVVANALRQRWRRIQVDEDMKKDIIPKNILMIGPTGVGKTEIARRISMFVDAPFIKVEATKFTEVGFHGKDVDQIIKDLVEIAVKRQKTKFEIEIREQAEETVENIILYSLLGNIKEEEKNIWRKYLKDGSLDDKTVSIDIPNYVNNNMFSNDSVENAVKEALSNHQNIKSVKIIHQNINKQNDKKTMTIREAKQKLLQLEIDSSMNQDVILKTAISSVEEEGIVFIDEIDKICSKSNSSYNGPDASAEGVQRDLLPLIEGCVINTKYGNINTNYILFIASGAFQRVKPNDMLNELQGRLPVHVNLSSLTIKDFIEILTKTHNNLLQQNIALLKTEGIDLQFTDDAIETIANAAHDMNFYVENIGVRRLHTIIEKIMEDINYDVYNYVNKTIVIDKEKVKKSLEGFIKQFDLKKYII from the exons ATGAAAAACCTCGATGCGCACAAGTACATTAAATTGGTGAATTTTCTaaacaagaagaaaaagtacccccagtttaattttaaatatgtcaAAGGCGAAGACGGATGTGACCTTCAGCTAGCCAATTATGTAAATACAAAGAAAGGAATAATACGAAATGATGCCTTAAGATACACAAATGACAGTGCAGTCTCGAAGATACTACGTTCCAATGTGACCGAGCTTGGAAATGAGTCGGCGGTTTCTTCCACGCAAAGCAAAGGGGTGGAAAGGAAACTCTTTTCATCGAATGGAActaaagggaagaagaataatAGCAACCTGGGCAGGGGTTCCCAAACGAATGAAGATTTAACGATACAGATCG GttgcaaaatgaaacagACAGGATGGAGAAAGGTAGATATACTACCACACGATGATGGACTAGGCCAAGTTAGTCGACACAAGAAGGAAGACCAGGTCAATTCCAAAGTGATGCGAATGAATTGTAATGGAGCATCATACGAAGGTGTTAATCCGATTGAGAGGAGAAGCAATCTACACAGAAATgacgaaatgaacaaattagattttttgcaaaagaggGAATCCCCTCGAGATGGGTATAACATGGAAGGAGGACAAATACACACCAGGGGGAGAATCACCCATTTAGGGGTTAACCATCGAGGGGGTCGTTACACCGTTAGTAATGGTGATGAAGGAAGCTACGaaacgggggagaagaaCCGAGATGTCAATACCATCCAAACAGATGAAGGAACACAAAGAGAGTTAAGTagcgaagaaaattttgccaaggtgaaaattacaaaggaaaatattataataatggATAAtttgaaggaagaaggacgaaagggaaaaaaaacgaaaaaaatgaccatgacggaggagaaggaaaatatgGATGACGATGTAGAGATGGTAGGGACCACCGAGAGAAGTGATGGGCAAGAAAAATGCTTCAAGGTAGAAGGGAcacaagggggagaagaaacagGTGGTAGTACTGATGGAGGAAAAATCGATGAAGTGACAGGAGATAAGCAGAAGAAATTATACGGTGATAATCCAAATGagcaagaaaaaggaaaagaaaatgaaaatgaaaaaggtaGTGTAAATTTCCAAATGAAGAATGCCAAGGCGAATAAGAAGTGCCTGTACCCACATGAAATAGTGGAGtatttgaataaatatattataggACAAACAGAAGCAAAGAAAGTCGTAGCTAATGCATTGAGACAGAGATGGAGAAGGATACAAGTAGATGAAGACATGAAGAAAGATATCATTCCaaagaatatattaatgATAGGACCAACTGGAGTTGGCAAAACGGAGATAGCAAGAAGAATTTCCATGTTTGTGGATGCACCATTTATCAAAGTGGAAGCGACCAAGTTTACTGAAGTAGGTTTTCACGGTAAAGACGTTGATCAAATTATTAAAGATTTAGTCGAAATAGCGGTGAAGagacaaaaaacaaaattcgAAATTGAGATAAGGGAACAAGCAGAAGAAACggtagaaaatattattttgtattctCTATTGGGAAATataaaagaggaggagaaaaatatttggagaaaatatttaaaagatgGCTCTCTAGATGATAAGACTGTCAGTATCGATATTCCCAACtatgtaaataataacatGTTTTCGAACGACTCAGTGGAGAATGCAGTTAAGGAAGCTCTAAGCAATCACCAAAATATTAAGAGCGTCAAAATTATCCaccaaaatattaacaaacagaatgataaaaaaacgatGACTATACGAGAAGCGAAGCAGAAACTGTTGCAGTTAGAAATCGACTCCTCGATGAATCAGGACGTTATTCTAAAAACAGCTATCAGCTCcgtagaagaagaaggaattgTGTTCATTGAcgaaattgataaaatttgttccaaATCGAACTCCTCATACAACGGACCTGATGCAAGCGCGGAGGGGGTTCAAAGAGATTTACTGCCCCTCATAGAAGGATGTGTAATTAATACCAAGTATGGAAATATCAACACGAACTATATTCTGTTCATCGCTTCGGGGGCATTCCAACGAGTGAAGCCGAATGACATGCTCAACGAGCTACAGGGAAGATTGCCTGTCCATGTGAACCTCTCCAGTTTGACCATAAAAGATTTTATAGAAATTTTAACCAAGACACATAATAATTTGCTGCAACAAAATATTGCCCTGCTGAAAACGGAAGGCATCGATCTGCAGTTTACCGATGATGCCATTGAAACCATTGCCAATGCTGCACATGACATGAACTTTTACGTTGAGAATATCGGCGTGCGAAGACTGCATACCATCATAGAGAAGATCATGGAGGACATAAACTACGACGTTTATAATTATGTGAACAAAACAATTGTCATCGACAAggagaaggtgaagaagtcCCTCGAGGGGTTCATTAAGCAGTTCGACTTGAAGAAGTACATCATTTGA
- a CDS encoding hypothetical protein (putative): MPENCSRKSVSRLFDCLSREIEKQQPKNVIHFMVDFLCKNYGSHLRGFAHVWDVDLELEKEKKLVIEFFKSQKLTTEIAKHFISVGFDSMESLLYLNTHVLDDIEKFNNVNWLPGHKIRLQQMFSNIQENVKTFYAEYDKDDIKCGLDYSALRQQASYTILSPFQQL; this comes from the exons ATGCCGGAAAATTGCTCCAGGAAATCCGTTTCCAGACTGTTCGACTGCCTATCGAGG GAAATTGAAAAACAGCAGCCAAAAAacgttattcattttatggtagattttttatgtaaaaattatggtTCACATTTGAGGGGATTTGCCCATGTCTGGGATGTAG ATTTGGAactggagaaggaaaaaaaactcgtgattgaattttttaagagtCAGAAATTAACCACAGAGATTGCTAAGCATTTCATCAGTGTCGGATTTGACAGT ATGGAGTCTCTGCTATACTTGAATACGCACGTTTTGGACGACATCGAAAAGTTTAACAACGTGAATTGGCTGCCCGGGCATAAAATAAGACTGCAG CAAATGTTTTCAAACATCCAGGAGAACGTCAAAACGTTCTATGCGGAGTATGACAAGGATGACATAAAATGCGGCCTCGACTATAGCGCATTGCGA CAACAAGCAAGCTACACGATACTATCTCCTTTTCAGCAGCTCTAA
- a CDS encoding formylmethionine deformylase (putative), which produces MAKSKGKRLTLTLTIAATLAGHFLETCFAYVINQRASLRLSRYTLRGREPSTAVRMSTSQNEKDLKIVLYPDPVLRKKCHEVVHFDDNLRTLVRSMFNVMYESKGMGLAAPQVNISMRIIVWNALYEKKKMENERVFINPSIVEPSLIRSKLVEGCLSFPGIEGKVDRPSVVSISYYDLDGNKHLKILKGIHARIFQHEYDHLDGILFIDRFSQSEKHKVRAKLNEMIRSFRSNCEGEPAI; this is translated from the exons ATGGCTAAATCAAAGGGGAAACGACTAACACTGACCCTAACTATAGCAGCAACACTTGCCGGTCACTTCTTGGAGACATGTTTTGCATATGTAATTAATCAGCGAGCTAGCTTGCGTCTAAGCCGCTACACCTTAAGAGGGCGGGAGCCAAGTACCGCCGTTCGAATGtcaactagccaaaatgagaAGGACCTAAAAATCGTCCTATACCCAGACCCGGTGCTTCGGAAGAAGTGCCACGAGGTGGTGCACTTTGACGATAATTTGAGG ACCCTCGTAAGGAGCATGTTCAACGTGATGTATGAAAGTAAAGGCATGGGGTTAGCAGCTCCCCAAGTGAATATCAGCATGAGGATAATCGTGTGGAATGCactttatgaaaaaaaaaaaatggaaaatgaaagAGTCTTCATTAATCCCAGCATTGTGGAACCTAGTCTAATTCGATCCAAACTGGTCGAGGGGTGCTTGTCCTTTCCAGGCATTGAAGGGAAGGTAGATCGGCCAAGTGTTGTATCGATCAGTTACTACGACTTGGATGGCAATAaacatttgaaaattttgaagggGATCCATGCGAGGATATTCCAGCATGAGTACGACCACCTCGATGGCATTTTATTCATCGATCGATTTAGCCAGTCGGAGAAACATAAAGTCCGAGCCAAGTTAAATGAAATGATCCGCTCGTTTAGGAGTAACTGCGAGGGGGAGCCCGCCATATGA
- a CDS encoding hypothetical protein (putative), producing MFKSKIALGNKNFLGNKDRKKLAVTIKNTFNLDNDEQVDEILDKENTCICKVQKTKITIYLSKNIPVLFTIKNCIFPTVYTLWKFPHIIPCFVIYPPASEFLMKGADLMIPGICKEVDRVEELKDGSVWGVRVFNNPHLFAVGQCTVDYDSNNYFYDLKGKCLKVVHIFNDELWKLGSQTVPHSSFQLKIIDSVENVVDNFDEFKVYDENKGKKKNKNKAHAGGEQKGAKQRGGTGGGGGVGGDDGSDAPFAHNPHDENLHEESPRGGNPLDDDARYRAFTDDESEEEKPNGEGGPSGRSEPKPQSMKSEKCLDNFYKHFAVILAQRSHTEKRDAHPPSSKKVKEGKKEIAAETHFKEQHLPSETKKKCTVGIDSVEESSYQVNTPEEEKTSEMKKQCFDGNPETEKGKRNEINKALDNSTHTDTDIMNEWDECSAEENAKNCQNGNNKVSIKKVQSRKESKEAKYDDDETVSEASFVKESNTDMPHERNKKDIFELNSEQQDALLMCLFLEVAQSLSDDNLPLEVSGVYSRMTKEFLYIHRNEHFLGELQKLGIPTDMTNKIRAKEVNLELDVKKSTYKKISKFIQHCSKLKLIKIKENRNVISVVNIRKGSSIISSYKPMSLEEKKLCQLESVENDEGAAQNGAECNPNSLHQDKSEKNETTNKGAQVLEFYMPSSKGINIFKCVDTKSERSSYYNIMQLKDVLKEYVQKQKLVSGKDPHVVKLNDDLRAILNIPCESSTLPYDSLLNQFISTQLPCYAIIKPNANFDVDPIKVTKGKCPSIHIYAVARMKGKKYVTHITNLFLFHVDLNRFTEHVQKQLACSCSIVISASTKKEEVLVQGNVVNMIHDILIKNYNLPRKYIALNTK from the exons ATGTTTAAAAGCAAAATAGCCCTTGGGAACAAAAACTTCCTCGGAAATAAGGACAGGAAAAA ACTAGCCGTGACCATCAAAAACACATTCAACCTGGACAACGACGAACAAGTGGATGAAATTCTGGACAAGGAAAACACATGTATTTGTAAAGTgcagaaaacaaaaataacgaTCTACCTCTCGAAGAATATCCCAGTTCTGTTCaccataaaaaattgcatctTCCCAACGGTATATACATTATGGAAATTTCCACACATAATCCCCTGCTTTGTTATATACCCACCTGCTTCTGAATTTTTGATGAAGGGAGCGGACTTGATGATTCCAGGAATATGCAAAGAGGTAGACCGTGTAGAAGAACTAAAGGATGGGAGTGTATGGGGTGTTCGTGTGTTTAATAACCCCCACCTGTTTGCAGTTGGACAGTGTACAGTGGACTATGATAGTAACaactatttttatgatttaaaAGGGAAGTGTTTAAAAgtcgttcatatttttaatgatgaGTTGTGGAAGCTGGGGTCCCAAACTGTTCCTCATAGTAGCTTCCAGCTGAAGATTATCGACTCGGTGGAAAATGTTGTTGACAATTTTGACGAGTTTAAAGTGTACGATGAGAataaggggaagaagaagaataagaatAAGGCGCATGCGGGGGGCGAGCAGAAGGGCGCGAAGCAAAGGGGGGGCACCGGTGGGGGAGGCGGAGTTGGTGGAGACGATGGTAGTGATGCCCCCTTTGCTCACAACCCCCATGATGAAAACCTGCACGAGGAAAGCCCTCGCGGTGGAAACCCCCTTGATGATGATGCCCGCTACCGAGCCTTCACGGACGACGAAAGCGAAGAGGAGAAGCCGAACGGTGAGGGAGGCCCCAGCGGACGAAGCGAACCCAAGCCTCAAAGCATGAAGAGCGAAAAATGCCTagacaatttttacaaacattTTGCAGTGATACTGGCCCAAAGGAGCcacacagaaaaaagggatgcaCATCCGCCTAGCAGCAAAAAGGtcaaggaaggaaaaaaagaaattgcgGCGGAAACCCATTTTAAGGAACAGCATCTCCCAagtgaaacgaaaaaaaaatgcacagtGGGTATCGACTCAGTGGAGGAGAGTTCCTATCAAGTAAATACCCctgaggaggagaaaacgaGTGAGATGAAGAAGCAATGCTTTGATGGAAACCCAGAAActgagaaggggaagagaaaCGAAATAAACAAAGCGCTAGACAATAGCACCCACACAGACACAGACATAATGAACGAGTGGGATGAATGCTCAGcagaagaaaatgcaaaaaattgtcaaaatggaaataataaagtttcaataaaaaaggtTCAAAGCAGAAAGGAATCGAAAGAGGCGAAATATGACGATGACGAAACGGTAAGTGAAGCCTCCTTTGTGAAGGAATCCAATACGGATATGCCCCacgaaagaaataaaaaggacaTATTCGAACTGAACAGTGAACAGCAGGATGCACTACTGATGTGTCTCTTCCTAGAAGTAGCTCAATCACTTAGTGATGACAACCTCCCGTTGGAAGTGTCCGGAGTGTACAGTAGGATGACTAAGGAATTTTTGTACATTCACAGAAATGAACACTTCCTGGGAGAGCTACAAAAACTGGGGATCCCAACCGACATGACAAACAAAATAAGAGCAAAAGAAGTGAACCTAGAATTGGATGTTAAAAAATCgacgtacaaaaaaattagcaaattTATTCAACATTGCTCCAAGTTAAAgcttattaaaataaaagaaaacagAAATGTCATATCCGTTGTGAATATACGAAAGGGCAGCTCCATTATCTCGTCTTATAAACCCATGTCtttggaggaaaagaaactgTGCCAGTTGGAGAGCGTTGAAAATGATGAGGGAGCTGCACAAAACGGAGCGGAATGCAACCCAAATAGTCTCCATCAGgacaaaagtgaaaaaaatgaaacaacaaATAAAGGTGCACAGGTACTCGAATTCTACATGCCATCCTCCAAGgggataaatattttcaaatgtgTAGATACCAAATCGGAAAGGAGTTCCTATTATAACATTATGCAGTTAAAGGATGTTCTAAAGGAGTATGTACAGAAGCAGAAGTTGGTAAGCGGTAAGGATCCACATGTGGTAAAGCTAAACGATGATTTGAGAGCCATTTTAAATATCCCATGTGAGTCGTCTACCTTGCCGTATGACTCTCTCCTGAACCAGTTCATCTCGACCCAACTTCCCTGCTATGCCATAATCAAGCCGAATGCTAATTTCGATGTAGACCCAATTAAAGTAACAAAGGGGAAGTGCCCATCCATTCACATCTACGCAGTTGCCAGgatgaaagggaaaaaatatgttaccCACATTACAAATCTGTTTCTGTTCCATGTGGACCTGAACAGATTTACTGAACATGTACAGAAACAGCTAGCTTGTTCTTGTTCCATTGTCATTTCAGCCTCcaccaaaaaggaggaagtcCTCGTACAGGGCAATGTTGTAAATATGATTCACGACATTTtgattaaaaattacaaccTCCCCAGGAAGTACATTGCGCTGAATACCAAGTAG
- a CDS encoding hypothetical protein (putative) yields the protein MADTDEGNFQSEEIQGATKRLLLKIKNEKKNEEIIKKTIEEYKQTIEVISTLTKKLNYKIIIPFSKVAFYEGEIKYTNNIYQDIGCNTYCERTTEKAKGHLERKLKFYQDKYDIVHESLTKLTKELELSLELNFHSNYEKEVEHAGGDTNNVFVRPDGFLEIREEYHESDDEGDLNQVGKQKEHLKSGVKNEGEVQKREHRGTQRSGRDSPVLKGVAAEGRTISPRNLTEKKQPSQQGEIQEASANMGRNSPKGNPLNVNKQGFLNIKENYYSSSGSDCEQ from the exons ATGGCTGATACTGATGAGGGAAACTTCCAAAGCGAAGAAATCCAAGGAGCAACGAAGAGGCTCCtactgaaaataaaaaatgaaaaaaaaaatgaagaaataataaaaaaaactattgaGGAGTATAAACAAACGATAGAAGTAATATCCACTTTGACGAAGAAActtaattacaaaattatcatcCCATTTTCCAAAGTAGCTTTCTatgaaggggaaataaaatatacaaataatatataccAGGATATAGGATGCAACACATATTGCGAAAGGACAACAGAAAAAGCGAAAGGTCATTtagaaagaaaattaaaattttaccaAGACAAGTATGACATTGTACATGAGTCATTAACCAAATTGACAAAAGAATTGGAGCTTTCCTTGGAACTTAATTTTCACtcaaattatgaaaaagagGTGGAACATGCGGGGGGAGATACAAACAACGTGTTTGTGCGTCCTGACGGCTTTTTAGAAATTAGGGAAGAATATCACGAGAGTGATGACGAGGGAGATTTGAACCAGGTGGGGAAACAAAAGGAGCACCTCAAAAGTGGAGTTAAGAACGAAGGGGAAGTACAAAAGAGGGAGCACCGTG GAACACAACGAAGTGGAAGAGACAGCCCTGTCCTGAAGGGTGTTGCCGCGGAGGGGCGAACAATTTCGCCAAGGAACCTAACTGAAAAGAAGCAACCTTCCCAGCAGGGGGAGATCCAGGAAGCTTCCGCCAATATGGGCCGCAATTCGCCCAAGGGCAACCCTTTAAATGTGAACAAGCAGGggtttttaaatataaaggaAAACTACTACAGCAGCAGTGGCAGCGATTGTGAGCAGTGA
- a CDS encoding proteasome activator complex subunit 3 (putative) gives MENILSKVDKIEPFDAKVKEEYNQFKYDVTKQAIESLRERIPKRIIYFNTLVNVNAEPGSILDVSDLDTNTYKYTTNHTEENIRKKHKTNDHDVIEKKKDSIDINIKNDTNYEEKKIVIDENVIYTHYVPSHKQISNIKLWIQLNVPRIEDGNNFGVGIQEEAIQELARVEESAFNLYDAIVKYYMDRAKLSTKVIKYPNVYDYQEAVRELDKKEWIHIKITIIDMRNNYIMLYDLLCKNWEKVVKPKNEDAHHRMTF, from the exons ATGGAAAACATCCTGAGCAAAGTGGACAAAATCGAGCCGTTCGACGCGAAGGTGAAGGAAGAATACAACCAGTTCAAGTATGACGTAACAAAGCAAGCGATAGAATCCCTTAGAGAGAGAATTCCTAAAAGGATAATTTACTTCAACACACTGGTCAACGTAAATGCAGAGCCAGGTTCTATCCTAGATGTAAGTGACCTAGATacaaatacatataaatatacaactAATCACACAGAGGAAAATATACGGAAGAAACATAAGACAAACGATCACGAtgttattgaaaaaaaaaaagattcaaTAGATATCAATATCAAAAATGATACCaattatgaagaaaaaaaaatagtaatagATGAAAATGTTATCTATACTCACTACGTTCCTTCACACAAACAAATAA gtaatataaaattatggaTTCAATTAAATGTACCCAGAATTGAAGATGGAAATAATTTTGGAGTTGGGATTCAAGAGGAAGCTATACAGGAGCTTGCTAGGGTTGAAGAGAGtgcttttaatttatatgatgCTATTGTGAAGTATTATATGGATAGAGCAAAATTATCAACGAAAGTTATTAAATATCCCAATGTATATGACTATCAGGAAGCTGTTCGAGAGTTAGACAAGAAAGAATGGATTCACATCAAAATTACCATTATTGATATGCGCAACAATTATATTATGCTTTACGATTTGTTGTGTAAGAATTGGGAGAAGGTCGTCAAGccgaaaaatgaagatgctCATCATAGGATGACTTTCTAG